TTTCACTCGCCTCTTTATCTGACAGATACATAAGTATGCCCATCAGCAGAAACGTCAGCACAATGACAGCCGCATTGTAAGTGATCAGAGATTCCGCCTGCATGCCCAGCCGCATCGTAAAGAATATCTCAGCCAGTATTTCCATCCCCAGTATCTCCAGCGCCGTCATACGGATATTCCGGCTGTGTTCCAGCAGATGGCAGATTGGCCGTCCAAAATGAATTTTTTTGAGCAGTATGGAAATACCGAAAGCTGTCATCGGATACAGCAGAAAAATCTGCTGTACAAAGAGCAGAAAGTCTGATAATTCTTTTAATGTTATATTCTGGAGTACAGAACCGATGACTGCCCCGGTAGACACCTGCATGACAGCTGCAACGCCCACCACGCAGAATGCTCTCCACACATCCCGTTTCCACAGATATGATACTGAAAGCGTAGACAATGCCAGCGTCAGCACAGAACTGACTGCGTATATCGCCAGCGGATTCAGGTCGCTTAACAGCAGCAGCATATCGTAGAAAACTGCTGACGGCACGGCTGCTGTGAGCATAAATTTCCCCATGATTTTCCATTTGATTTTCTCATCCAGTACCGCAAATATGTACACCGTCAGAACGGTAAAAGAGGTCAGTGAATCCAGCACGTAAATCATTAAAAGTGATGCCCAGGAATCCGACACAGGCTTATCCTCCAGGTTTTATATATTATTCAATTCTCTGTTTGTACAGGTTTTTGAATATTATAACACAGATGAAAGCCAGACCCTATCATTTTTAATGAAAACGTATGCTTGTCTCGTATGATGCTCAGTCCGTGAATCCGGGCGGAAGATAATCCTGAAGATACCCTGCCGCCTGCTCCGGCGTTTCAAATTCCATGGACTCCCCCGTAATATATTGAACCGCGTTCTTCCACTCCCGTATATCATAAAGCTGCGGTTCCATTTTTCGGATGACCTGCTGAATACACGGTAATTCCTGCGGCTGGTGCAGATCTGACAGGTAAGTACACCCTACCCTCTCCGCGACATATTCCAAAAGCTCCGGTAGTTTATCCTGTTTTTCCATCATACATCCTCCTGTCTCATTAGAATCCAGACTCATAATAAGAATTTTTAATATATGTTCTCCGAAAGGTATCGTCTTTCCACCTAACAGAGGATAAACGGACCCTGTCGGGGAATATTAATTTAGGCACTGATATTTTCACACCGATGGAGGTCCCCTTTGCACTCAAAAAAACACCTGTACGAACTCACCTATAACCATTTAAGAGAACAGATACTTAACTGTCAGCTAGAATGCGGCAGCCGTCTTCCATCCATTCAGCAGCTCGCAAACATGTATCATGTCAGCACTAAAACGATCAGAACTGTACTGAGGCTGCTGCAGGAAGATGGGCTGATCCAGACGCGCGAGCGGCAACGGGCGGTAGTGATCCACCAGGCGCCGTTTTTAAAAAAAGAATGTGCCTCTATCCGCTCGATTACCCGAAAACGTTCTGCCGTTTTAGACATCTGCCGAACGATGGAATTACTTATGCCCGATATCCTTGCTTTCTGCTCCAGATTCGTCAAAGTCTATGAACTGGCAAACTATGAAAGGGCAGTCAAATGGATAAGAAGACCGGTACTGACAGGCAGTTGGCAGATCTGTTCAGACATTTTGCACGATGTACTTCTGTCCTCTGGAAACTTCCTCTTCAGCAGTATGTACAAATCGCTTGAAATCTACGCCGAGGTGCCCTTTCTGGCAGAATACCAGCGCTTTGTGACCGGCTATACACCATTTATCGAGACTCACCATGTTGACTGGATTCTGGACAGCTTACAGCTAAACAGCGCTGCCATACAGCGCAGATTTGCTGAGCACTACCGCCAGAACTATCAAGCGATGGAAAAATCATTTCATCTGTTGTCAGCTCTGCATCCGTATGCAGAAGACGAAGACAGCCCTGCTTTTACCTGGGAAACAAAGTGGGGCTGGGACCTGCTTTATAAAAAAGTCGGCCGTGATTTAATAGATAAGATCGGTACCGGCGTATATCCTCCAGGACGGCTGCTGCCATCGGAAGCTTGTCTGATGAAAGAATACGGCGTATCCCTGTCCACGATTCGAAGGGCACTTCGGGTTCTTCAGGAGCTGGGTTTCATAAAAACCTGCAATGGCAGAGGAAGCATTGCACTTTCTCATAAGAACTGGCGTATCCAGAGCACGACACACAATCCGGAATATCAGGAGGGCACCTTTGTCTATCTGTGCGCATTACAGTTGAACACCTTCCTCATACGCCCGGCGGCTGCTTTAACCTATGACCATTTAGATTCTGCGGCCCTGCAGGAACTGCAGGATCACCTCCTGCACTCTCCCCAGAGTCATCTGAAGGCATGGATGGACTGTATTCTTCCCCGTGTACCTTTATATCCGCTGAGAGTGATCCTGGAACAAGTCAATGAGATTTTAAACTGGGGGTATTTCTATTCTTTTTACTCCGGTGCCAGTTCGAACATGCAGAGGCTGAACAAGCTGGGGCTCATGGCGTTATCGTCTCTTCAGAATGATAACAGGGAGGGCTTTGTCAATAGTCTCTGTGATGGATACCTGTACCTCTTTCAGACAATCCGCAGCTATTTGCTCCAGAACGGATACACGCAGGCGGAACAGCTGGCTCTGCCCAGGAGGATATGATTCTCATTCATTCCTGTTCGGTACCTCCAAACGGAAGAATGCCGAGGTTCTTCAGACGTTTTCTTCTGTCGTTTGATACCTTACCTTTCCTGAGCGCCATTCTCTGAGTACAAATCCAATTTCCCATGCTGCGTCCGTCCGGAGCCTTGAGTGTTGGTTTCAGCGGCAGACAGTCATGCTGGTTTTTGTAATCTTCTATCCACCGGATCATTGTATTCCACCTTTCTTCCCGCACGACCTCAGGCATCCATACCATGGAAATTCCATCCAGCGCTTCCGTTTGCTCCTGAGTCAGACACTTTCTGCCGTTTTTACCGCAGTACCGCTCGCGCTGAACCGCAATCCAGCTGCCCAGTTTCTCCCCGCCTGATGTGGTATAGCCGGCGGGAACCAACAAGTCACCGTGTTTCTGATAATACCCCTCTGCAAGCCGGAACCAATAAGTCCAGTCTTTTCTTTCATAGAAACTCCATACCATTTTGTATTGTTCTAACTCCTGGATCTGTTTCTTTGTCAATTGACATGCCTTATACTTTTTGCGCTGTTCCTTTATCCAGAATCCCAGCCGGCATCCTCCTTTTGTGATATAATCCGCAGGCACATTCAGATCCTGATGTTCCTGATGATATTCTTTCGCCTCAGAGATCCACTCCTCCCATGCATAACGGTTTTCCAGTTTCCAAATCATACCTATATTTTCTAATTGATGACAGCGTACCGGATTCAGAGAAGATGGCAGCACCCCATTATACATTGCTCTCTGCCGCTCAATCCACCTCCCCAGACGATAGCCCTCTGCAGTCACATAATTATGCGGAACCAGCAAATTTCCAAAGGTTTTTGAATAACCTCTGGCATCCTGATACCAATCTTCCCAGGTCTGTGCCCGATATGTCCTGTTTCCCATGTTTTATACCGTCGTTTCACTAACAGTCACCACATAATATTTATTATGTGATATTTCTTCCAAAATGTACATTAAAATCATTACATTTATTAAATATACATAATATATCATAGCACTGATCGTCTTTTTTCTCAAGAAAAAAGAAGCGATTCAGAAGATTTTTTATGAAAGGCATGAAAACTAAGCCGTCAGTGAAAATTGTCTCACCCGGCTTTGTTTTTGTGTCCTTTTTAATTGTTTTTATGTTCATTATCTGAAGCATCCGGATGTTTTCCGGATTGGTGTGCACTTTTGGAAGTCACATAATAAATATTATGTGACGATCAGCATTTTCTGTATCCGTTCCATACGGCTGATATGCTGGTCACCTGTTTCCATGGTATAGATTCTCGTCGTATTAATGCTGCTGTGCCCAAGCAGATCGGCCAGCCGAACGATATCTTTTTCAATCTTATAGAAAGTTCGCGCAAAAAGATGTCTCAGGTTATGCGGGAATACTTTTCCGGGTGCCACATCCGCAGCTCTGCATAACTCTTTCATCTTTCTCCATATACAGCTCCTGTCCAGGGGCTTTTTATTTTTCCCCAGAAATACCGGTCCGCATTGGATACCGGATTTTTTTATATATTCTTTCAGCAGTCTCTGCAGCGGCAGCGGAATAAAAATTATCCGCGTCTTATTTTTGCAGTTTACCACTGCTTTTCCATTGTAAACAGCTTCAACCGTGATGTATTGCAGCTCTGAGACACGTATTCCCGTCCCACAGATGGTCTGGAGCACATAAGATATCTGCGTTCCAGCGGATGCCTGTACCAGTTGCGTATATTCCTGCCGGGTCAGTTCCTTTTCTTCCCGGCAAAAGATCTGCCGCTGGATTTTCATGAGTCTGACACAGCATTTCTGCAGACAGAAGTACCGAAGAAAGCCATTCAGCGCCACCAGCATGGAATTCACGCTGGCAGGAGCATACTCTTTGGCCAGATATTCTTTGTATGCAATCGTTACTTCTTTACTTATCTTCCGATCTCCTAAAAATGCGAGAAAATGCCGGATATCACGCATATACTTTTCAAGAGTAGCCTGACTTTTTTCCTCTTGTTTTAGCCATTTTTCAAACACAGATAATTCGTGATTTGTTATTTGCTGCATATAAATTCCTCCAGAATATATCGATACATACTATCTTTACCGACATTTTTGATAATATGTCTCCCAGTGATTATATTGTAAAAAATTACCTGTTTTGAAATCAACGTCTATCTGTGACCCTCAGGGTAAAGGTCAGGTATTAATTTATTAGTTTTTCGGACAGTCTGCTAAAGCAATTACGAGACAGTCAGCTGCATGCCGACTGCCTCGTAACTTTCAATAACATTCGATCCTTTAGTTCTCCTTTATCAGATATCTCTGTTTAAACGAATCAGCCGGTATCGGCCTGGAGAAATAATACCCCTGCATGTAATCACACTGCATATCCTTTAAACAGGTGAACTGCTCCTCTGTCTCAACGCCCTCTGCGACTACCTGCATATCCATATCTCTGACCATGCTAACGACACTGATCAATACATGCCGTGCCATCGCCGAATCCATAGAGTGATGGACAAAGCTTTTATCTACCTTCAGGATATCAATCGGTACTTCCTGAAGAAAATTCAGGGATGAATAGCCGCTTCCAAAATCATCCATCATGATCTCAAAACCGTATGCTTTAAATCTTTCCACGCTCTGGATCAGTTCTCTTGGATTTTCAGTGTAGGCGCTTTCAGTGATTTCAAGCTTCAGCATCTCGGGATCCAGTTCATATCTGTCGACTATCTCCATAACCACAGATGCAATATCGGGCTGATAAAAATTTAGGCGCGACATGTTAACACTCAGGGGTACGATGTTCCAGCCTTCCTCTCTCCATTCTTTTAAACAGCGGCAGGCTCTGTCCCAGATATACGCATCCATTCTGACAATAAATCCATTCTTCTCAAACAGGGAAATAAACCGGTCCGGTGATAACAGACCTAAAGCCGGATGATTCCACCGCACCAACACCTCACCGCCAACACATTTCCCGGTGCATGTCTCGATCACAGGCTGAATATATATTTCAAACTCTCCTGCGGCAAGCGCCCTGTCCATGCCATTCAGAAGCTGCTGTTCCCCAAGCATCCGTACCCGCAGAAGTTCATCATAATATGCGACATGCTGCAGATAATTACCTTTGACCGTCTGAAGTGCAAGAAAGGCACGGTCACACATTTGATCAATTGGCACCGATGAATCTGTGATCCTGTAGACTCCCGCGTAAATTGCAAATTTATACTGAGGATGTTTCCTCGCAATCAGCTTTTGGATATCCAGCAATCCCTGATCTATATCCCATGTATTTTCCTCATAGAATACGGCAAAGTTGTCGCCGGACATTCTGGCACAGATTCCCTCAGCTCCCATATGGACTTCCAGGTATTCCGCAATAAATTTCAGAATGTGATCCCCTTCTTCTCTCCCCAGAAGTTCATTGATCGCTTTGAATTTTTCCACGTTCCATCTTGCGATCATATACCTTCTGTCCGGTGATTCCGATAACCTCTGCCTGACATTCTGGTAAAAACCTTCCTGATTATAAATCGCGGTGAGCGGATCATGGTGCAGGGAATATTTTAGTTTTCGGTTTACCTCCTCAATCTGTTTCTCTCTTGCCCTGTTCCTGGTAATATCAAGAACGAATCCATCCAGCTGTAACTGTCCGTCCCGCTCCGCAAAGATCCCCGTGATGAGAACGTATCTCACACTCCGTTTGCCTGTCACAATCCTCATCTGCCATTCTGTCCGCATGTCTTTGGCCTTCAAACTTGCGCTGACCGCATTTTCCGGTACGCTGAAGTCTTCCGGATGTACGTAGAATGACATTTTATTATGTGCGATACGGGTTACATTTTCTTTAGTCTCTTCTAAGATCTGGTAAAAAATATCGTTCCCATAGACGAGTGTAAAACCGGTATCCACGCGAACGGTAAAGACGCCTCCCCGCTCTGCGGCGCGGTAAAGATAGACCTGTTTTTCCAGTTCTTCCATTGCCCGTTCTTTTTTCCAGTTTTTCTCCCTGATATTCGTAATCATGCCTGCGAATAAATTCGGTTCCCCCAGATTATCACGAATCATATAGCCGCGGCACTGCAGCCAGATCCACTCGTCATTGCGATTTCGTGCACGGTACTGTATACAGTGTGACTCTGCACGTCCGTCCGCGATCTCCTGGTTGGATGCCAGAAACTCTTTCTGATCTCCGGGATGGATTCTTTCTCCCCACACTGCCGCGGCATTTGGGATGACAGTCCCGGGGAGACCGAATTCTTCCACCATGCGCGGAGAATAACGAAAGGTGCCCGTCTTCATGTTGCCGACAAATATGTAATCGTCCGTACTTTCCATTAATGCATCGCACAGATGTTCTTTATCATAATCAAAATCACGAATCCTCTGTCTTTCTTCCTCCGGTGAACATGCCAGGCGCCTGCGCGCCTGCTCAATATGATACTGCTGCTTCTGCTCATACATAATTTCGTCTGCCTGGGAGATCAGTTCCATCACGGAACATTCATCGCACGACTGTGCCTCTACAAGCCCATAGCTGAACGAAAGCTGATAAGTCAGTCTTTCTTCCGCCGCCTTTCGCTCCATCGCATTCTGTATGATCTGTATTTTTCTGGTAGCGTTTTCCAGACTGCATCCGTAAAAGGCGATAATGAATTCGTCGCCGCTGAGACGAAATACGGTATCTTCCGGATACAAATACTCTTTCACAATGTGTGCCACGCTGACCAGAGCATAGTCCCCTTCTCTATGCCCATAGGTGTCATTGATCACCTTCAGATTATTCAGATCTGAAAGGCAGACAGTGACAGGGACTCTCTCCCTTGAGGCACTGCGGAGCTTTTCTTCCAGATCCGCTTTGCCGGCGCGTCTGTTCAGCAGTCCCGTCAGCTCATCCATATTGGCAGTATGCGACAGTTCCTTTCGCTCTGTGATGTTGACGGACTGCTGCATATGCACCGTTCTGCCATCCGGCCATTCCAGAAAACAGTCATAATTCTCATATATCTGGCCGGTCTTTTCATTACACTCTTCCCAGGAAATCACTTCATTGCTTCCCTCGCGCTTTTTCAACTCGGGAATGGGACAAAATGGACAACGTCCGTACATCTCTTTTTGGAATATTTTCCAGCATATCTGCCCCTCCGGATGCTTCACACAGAATTCAGCCTTCATTCCGGGACTCATATACAAAATTTCATCTGTTTCAATATCTGTAATATAAATCAAAGCATCCAGCTTATCCAAAATCTGATGATAAGCAAATATCTGCATCTCCTCTTTGGAATCTTTTGCTACGCCCATCTTAATCTCTCCATATCTGACGGATAAGACGGAAAAAAGCTGCAAAAAGCAGCCTTTTTTCCGTCACTCCCAGTCTCATGTTTTTCGCTGTAATGTTATTTTTCATTATACTAAACATCAGACTGCCATGTCAATTACGGGAACTTGATTCAGGAATTACCATTCCTTTTAAAATGAATAATCATCTCATTCGTCAGGCTCAGATTGGTCTCTTTCACCGGAATATCCTCCCGTTCAAACCATTCCGCCATCGCAAGTTCTTCGCGGTCAAGTGTAATGGTCTCTTCTCCCTCCAGCTCGGCAAAAAATCCCATCAGAATCGTATCCGTAAAAGCCCACGGCTGACTCTTATAATACTTCACATTACCCACTCTCAGTCCGACTTCTTCCATGACCTCCCTGCGCACAGTATCCTCTACCGTCTCTCCAATCTCTGTAAACCCGGCAATCAGCGCGTATTTTGCAAAATCGCGGTTCGCGTATTTAGACATCAGCAGTCTGTTGCCGTGCGTCACACCGACAATGACAGCCGGGCAGATCTTTGGATATTCCATGTTGTTGCATTCCGGGCAAAAGACCATCCGTTCTTTGTCACTGTGCTGCATCAGAGTCCCGCAGCGTCCGCAGTATTTTCGAATACCGTACCAGTTATACAACTGGTATCCTGTGATTCCGGCAAAAGCGAGATGCCTCGGCTCCCCGGTCCTGAAGATCTCCGTGTTTTCCAGGGAGTAATTCTCTTTCGACGGAAACACGATATTGTGCAGCAGATAGTAGCTGTCTCCATCCACGGAAAACAGATACGTATAATTTTCGTAGAGATGATCATTATCTGCTTCCAGATCCGAAAACTTCGGAAATGCAATCTTACCTTCCTCCCATTTGATCAGCACCTGCTTTTTTCGATAATATAAAATATAACTGCCCCTTTCCGGAGGTTTGGGGCGATATTCATTTCTAAACTGATGCGGTTCGATATCCTGTATCATAATACTTTACCATCCTTTGTTTTTATATCTATTATAGCAAAATCTTTTACTCACGGAAAGCCTTTTGCCGTTTTCCTTCTGCAGAAAAAAAAGAACCTCTCTGCTGCCACAGAGAGATTCCGGCTGTTCGTAGGAAAAAGGCAGCCACTGTCAGAGGATTTTTACAAATCCATCCTGTCCATAGTAACAGATTCCTTCTTTCTCATACTTTTTCAAATAATAGTGTGCTTTATGCGCCTGATTCAAAATGCTGCCAAAGTCATCACCAAATCGCGGATAAAAAGATGCACCTGCCGACAGCGGGACAGGAAAGTCAATCCGGATATTCTTCTGATTTTCTTCCCATTCTTCCTTCAGCTGACGCCAGCGCTGCTCCAGCAATTCCTGGTGCTCCATGCCAAAGCTTGCATAAACAATAAATTCATTGCCCCCGAGCCTGCCCATCAGATCATTACAGAATACATTCCTCAGGGATTTTGAAAACTCCTGAAGCACGCGGTCGCCCACAGCATGTCCATAAACCCCGTTGATTTCTTTGAACGCTTCGATATCCATGATAATCATCGTTCCATATGGAAGTTCCATCATCCTGGAAGAAATCTTCTCCTCAAGAAACTGGCGGTTCATCAACTTCGTAAGGGGATCAAACCTTGCGTAGTAAAGCGCCTGCTTGTGTGCTGCTTCCAGCTCGTTCGTCTTTTCTTCTATGCGTTCCTGCAGTATCTGATTGCTCTGCTCCACCAGACGGCGCGGAAAAAATTCATCACTGTCCTGAGAGCTGTCTGCTACTGACTGGTGCACATGAAGCAGTCTCCATCCGTCGGAGTCCTGTCTGACGAGCATGGTAAAACGAAATGCAAACTCACAGATAATACGGTCCTTTGCATCTTCCCTGCATTTGCCCTGCCCCATCGCGAGAAAAAGCCGGTTCCCCAGGTCCCTGGTCTCATACCAGTCATCCTCCACGATCAGGGACTCACTGCGTTCAAGTGCCTCTTTCTCCATATGCGCTGCAAACTCTTCCCATGTTCTGCTGACTTCATGTTCGCCCGTCCCAATTACAGAAATGTCGTTGTCAATCACGTTTTTTAACGCACCATAATTACATTCACTTAAATATGTGTGCCAGACCCATCGGCAAAATGCCTCTGCATTTCTGATTTCTTCCAATTGTAATCCCTCCAGCCAACTCTCGCGTATACATAGTCCTAGCATATCTTATAAAGAACTGAATTGCAAGAAAGAATACAATATCAAAATAAATTTTTTATTCTCCGATCTGATTCAGTAAGTCCAGCGTATCCCGATAGCGCCCCTCGTCGGAATCTCCCATGACAACGGTGATATAAAGCCGCTCATTCCGATAGGCCGCCGAAACCAGACATTTCCCGGCCGCATCTGAACTCCCGGTTTTAAGGCCGACGACTGATTTATCATAATAAGCGCTATCCGGGCTAAGAAGCTGGTTTGTATTCTGCCACGTCACGTCCGTTCCATCTGCAAAACAGGTTCGGATCGAAGGTTGCCTGACGATATCTGACAGATACCCGTCCCCGTATTCTGTGTCCATAAACACGCGTGCACAGCATGCCAGATCATACGCTGTCGTATACTGACCGTCTGCATCGTAACCATCCGGCCTTAAGAATCTGGAATTCTTTGCGCCTGCAAGGCGTGCCGTCTCATTCATTTTATCCATAAAAACGTCCAGCGCCTGGTCAATCGGCAGATTCTCCTGATCCTTGATCTTCCTTCCCGCATGCACTGCCAGGACGTATGCAGCATCATTCCCAGATGGAAGCAGCATTCCTTCCATCAGCTGCTTTACGCTCAGCCGCTGCCCAATGACGAGCCAGGCACGCGAGGCATCGCTTTCAATCCTGTTGATCTCTTCACCCACCGTCACTTCCTCATCAGCACCGCAGAAACGTGACGCTGTCAGCACTGTAAGGATTTTGGCAGTACTGGCAGGCGCAATCTGCTGATTTTCTTCTTTCCCGTACAGGATAGTTCCTTTCCGGGCATCAATAAGGCATGCATTTCTTGCCTCTATGCTGATATCGCCGAACCAGTCACTCGTTTCCTGTGACTGCGGCATACCCTCAGCAAACTGTCTGCAATGCCACAGTCCAGTACCCATAACCCCGATCAGCATGAGTATCACAAGAATCAATACCGGCTTTCCATCTCTGCTCCTGATCTTTCCGGTCTTCCGGTCCCGGATTCCTGTAGCTCCGTACAGTTTCCTGACACCGGCCAGAAGCATCATGGCAGCCAGAAATCCGATGAGTCCGCCCAATGTGTTTAAAATCAGGTCATCGATATCGGTTCCCCGTGTCAGAAACAGCTGCAGAATTTCAATCGTCAGCGAAGTACCGGCACAGACCAGCACCGCATTTCCCACCTTTTGAAATCTCCTGGACAACACCGGGAGCAGAAACCCAAGCGGAATAAACATCAGAATGTTCCCAAAAAAGTTCAGTGGATTGCTTCCAATGTCACGGAGTACCTGTCCCGGTATCAGATTAATCTGTCCCCGTCCCAGTCCCAGCGTAAATCCAAATACCGGAGAAACTGTCATGGAAAAGACCGCTGTCATCGCCGCTGCCAAAAACAGTGTGGCTGCCCGATACTGCAATGTCACCGTCTGATGCGACGTTCTCAGATACACTTCAAATACTGCAAGATATACTGCCCAGACCGCGATTCCCGGCAGCAGATACGTCAATACATTTTCTAACATGATTCATCACCTCTTGACAACAACTATAACACAAAAAAATAAAGCCATGTCGATTATGGCTTTATTTTTTCTTACTGTGCACAGATCATTCTTCGGGAAGCACATTCGGGCAATTTTGTCAGCGTTCAGGCCGAAACACCTGAATGGACTGTACAAACAGATTCCCCTGAAAATAAGAATTCCAGAGAATATCGCTGTGTTTGTCTATCAGCCTCTTTGCAATTACAAGCCCGTTGCCGCGCCCCAGACCCTTACTCGTGACTCCCGCATGGACGCCTCTCTCAAGTGTCGATGTGCGTACGGTGTTCTTTATCAAAATCTGCATGGTTCCTTCCTGTTCCCTCAGTTCCAGTTCCACATGACCGTCCTGCATCTGCTGAACTTCCTCCAGTGCATTGTCCAGAAATATCCCGGTGATACGAACGATATCCGATACGTCGACACAGTGCGGAAAATACGTATGATCCAGCAT
The Ruminococcus gauvreauii genome window above contains:
- a CDS encoding sensor histidine kinase, which translates into the protein MSDSWASLLMIYVLDSLTSFTVLTVYIFAVLDEKIKWKIMGKFMLTAAVPSAVFYDMLLLLSDLNPLAIYAVSSVLTLALSTLSVSYLWKRDVWRAFCVVGVAAVMQVSTGAVIGSVLQNITLKELSDFLLFVQQIFLLYPMTAFGISILLKKIHFGRPICHLLEHSRNIRMTALEILGMEILAEIFFTMRLGMQAESLITYNAAVIVLTFLLMGILMYLSDKEASERKIRLQESMILQQRMYVESLEDLQRDMRAFRHDYKNMLSCMYLSVSEGEVEKIRHTLKSFEFEFDQKLGERIRMTTQIGNIRITEVKSLVLSKLMEMNEKKIDCRMEVMYPVTETGIDIWDFNRCLGILLDNAIEASADIPDSGIELILSSRDGFLTVRVANSWRGDADIGRIWKEGYSSKGDHRGIGLASYQRILEKYPQAMPATSWTEELFVQELTIEV
- a CDS encoding GntR family transcriptional regulator — its product is MHSKKHLYELTYNHLREQILNCQLECGSRLPSIQQLANMYHVSTKTIRTVLRLLQEDGLIQTRERQRAVVIHQAPFLKKECASIRSITRKRSAVLDICRTMELLMPDILAFCSRFVKVYELANYERAVKWIRRPVLTGSWQICSDILHDVLLSSGNFLFSSMYKSLEIYAEVPFLAEYQRFVTGYTPFIETHHVDWILDSLQLNSAAIQRRFAEHYRQNYQAMEKSFHLLSALHPYAEDEDSPAFTWETKWGWDLLYKKVGRDLIDKIGTGVYPPGRLLPSEACLMKEYGVSLSTIRRALRVLQELGFIKTCNGRGSIALSHKNWRIQSTTHNPEYQEGTFVYLCALQLNTFLIRPAAALTYDHLDSAALQELQDHLLHSPQSHLKAWMDCILPRVPLYPLRVILEQVNEILNWGYFYSFYSGASSNMQRLNKLGLMALSSLQNDNREGFVNSLCDGYLYLFQTIRSYLLQNGYTQAEQLALPRRI
- a CDS encoding helicase associated domain-containing protein, with product MGNRTYRAQTWEDWYQDARGYSKTFGNLLVPHNYVTAEGYRLGRWIERQRAMYNGVLPSSLNPVRCHQLENIGMIWKLENRYAWEEWISEAKEYHQEHQDLNVPADYITKGGCRLGFWIKEQRKKYKACQLTKKQIQELEQYKMVWSFYERKDWTYWFRLAEGYYQKHGDLLVPAGYTTSGGEKLGSWIAVQRERYCGKNGRKCLTQEQTEALDGISMVWMPEVVREERWNTMIRWIEDYKNQHDCLPLKPTLKAPDGRSMGNWICTQRMALRKGKVSNDRRKRLKNLGILPFGGTEQE
- a CDS encoding tyrosine-type recombinase/integrase; the encoded protein is MQQITNHELSVFEKWLKQEEKSQATLEKYMRDIRHFLAFLGDRKISKEVTIAYKEYLAKEYAPASVNSMLVALNGFLRYFCLQKCCVRLMKIQRQIFCREEKELTRQEYTQLVQASAGTQISYVLQTICGTGIRVSELQYITVEAVYNGKAVVNCKNKTRIIFIPLPLQRLLKEYIKKSGIQCGPVFLGKNKKPLDRSCIWRKMKELCRAADVAPGKVFPHNLRHLFARTFYKIEKDIVRLADLLGHSSINTTRIYTMETGDQHISRMERIQKMLIVT
- a CDS encoding bifunctional diguanylate cyclase/phosphodiesterase, producing MGVAKDSKEEMQIFAYHQILDKLDALIYITDIETDEILYMSPGMKAEFCVKHPEGQICWKIFQKEMYGRCPFCPIPELKKREGSNEVISWEECNEKTGQIYENYDCFLEWPDGRTVHMQQSVNITERKELSHTANMDELTGLLNRRAGKADLEEKLRSASRERVPVTVCLSDLNNLKVINDTYGHREGDYALVSVAHIVKEYLYPEDTVFRLSGDEFIIAFYGCSLENATRKIQIIQNAMERKAAEERLTYQLSFSYGLVEAQSCDECSVMELISQADEIMYEQKQQYHIEQARRRLACSPEEERQRIRDFDYDKEHLCDALMESTDDYIFVGNMKTGTFRYSPRMVEEFGLPGTVIPNAAAVWGERIHPGDQKEFLASNQEIADGRAESHCIQYRARNRNDEWIWLQCRGYMIRDNLGEPNLFAGMITNIREKNWKKERAMEELEKQVYLYRAAERGGVFTVRVDTGFTLVYGNDIFYQILEETKENVTRIAHNKMSFYVHPEDFSVPENAVSASLKAKDMRTEWQMRIVTGKRSVRYVLITGIFAERDGQLQLDGFVLDITRNRAREKQIEEVNRKLKYSLHHDPLTAIYNQEGFYQNVRQRLSESPDRRYMIARWNVEKFKAINELLGREEGDHILKFIAEYLEVHMGAEGICARMSGDNFAVFYEENTWDIDQGLLDIQKLIARKHPQYKFAIYAGVYRITDSSVPIDQMCDRAFLALQTVKGNYLQHVAYYDELLRVRMLGEQQLLNGMDRALAAGEFEIYIQPVIETCTGKCVGGEVLVRWNHPALGLLSPDRFISLFEKNGFIVRMDAYIWDRACRCLKEWREEGWNIVPLSVNMSRLNFYQPDIASVVMEIVDRYELDPEMLKLEITESAYTENPRELIQSVERFKAYGFEIMMDDFGSGYSSLNFLQEVPIDILKVDKSFVHHSMDSAMARHVLISVVSMVRDMDMQVVAEGVETEEQFTCLKDMQCDYMQGYYFSRPIPADSFKQRYLIKEN
- the nudC gene encoding NAD(+) diphosphatase produces the protein MIQDIEPHQFRNEYRPKPPERGSYILYYRKKQVLIKWEEGKIAFPKFSDLEADNDHLYENYTYLFSVDGDSYYLLHNIVFPSKENYSLENTEIFRTGEPRHLAFAGITGYQLYNWYGIRKYCGRCGTLMQHSDKERMVFCPECNNMEYPKICPAVIVGVTHGNRLLMSKYANRDFAKYALIAGFTEIGETVEDTVRREVMEEVGLRVGNVKYYKSQPWAFTDTILMGFFAELEGEETITLDREELAMAEWFEREDIPVKETNLSLTNEMIIHFKRNGNS
- a CDS encoding GGDEF domain-containing protein, whose translation is MEEIRNAEAFCRWVWHTYLSECNYGALKNVIDNDISVIGTGEHEVSRTWEEFAAHMEKEALERSESLIVEDDWYETRDLGNRLFLAMGQGKCREDAKDRIICEFAFRFTMLVRQDSDGWRLLHVHQSVADSSQDSDEFFPRRLVEQSNQILQERIEEKTNELEAAHKQALYYARFDPLTKLMNRQFLEEKISSRMMELPYGTMIIMDIEAFKEINGVYGHAVGDRVLQEFSKSLRNVFCNDLMGRLGGNEFIVYASFGMEHQELLEQRWRQLKEEWEENQKNIRIDFPVPLSAGASFYPRFGDDFGSILNQAHKAHYYLKKYEKEGICYYGQDGFVKIL